A genomic region of Mycobacterium sp. Aquia_213 contains the following coding sequences:
- a CDS encoding LLM class flavin-dependent oxidoreductase codes for MADPRHDKMALVAFMQAGSTSVYAGSWRHPATEHGYLDASYYAKIGRQLEEGCFDLMFFDDRLAMPGVYGGSVAEAVHYGARPVKLDLSVVLGVLAEATSRIGLGATYSTTYYQPFHVARTFATLDHLSAGRAAWNVVTSVNDSEAQNFGVNAHLGHDERYDRADEFMDVVAGLWDTWEDDAVLHDRSSGQYGDPAKVHELGHVGQYFSARGPLTVPRTPQGRPVIIQAGSSGRGREFASRWAELIFTGDPGIEVARSHYADQKERIAEAGRDPASVRICPMAYAVVGESEAHAKEREALFLNDLVHPMASLTLLSELMNYDFAQHDLDDPVTDELIASVSGIRGLVQNLRTHIGGDTVTVRDLAGHRATLLQGPRFVGTGEQVADQMADWFESRACDGFVLAATHLPGAFEDVVRMVVPELQRRGLFRTEYESSTLRGHLGLQRPSNAHVGAGANA; via the coding sequence ATGGCTGATCCACGACACGACAAGATGGCCCTCGTTGCTTTCATGCAGGCGGGCAGCACCTCGGTGTACGCGGGCTCGTGGCGGCACCCCGCGACCGAACACGGCTACCTCGACGCCTCTTACTACGCCAAGATCGGCCGCCAGCTCGAAGAAGGCTGCTTTGACCTGATGTTCTTCGACGATCGCCTGGCGATGCCGGGCGTCTATGGCGGATCGGTGGCTGAAGCGGTGCACTACGGCGCGCGGCCGGTCAAGCTGGACCTCAGCGTCGTGCTTGGCGTGCTGGCCGAGGCGACGTCGCGCATCGGACTGGGCGCGACCTACTCGACCACCTATTACCAGCCGTTCCACGTCGCCCGGACCTTTGCGACACTCGATCACCTGTCCGCCGGTCGGGCCGCCTGGAACGTGGTCACGTCGGTCAACGACAGCGAAGCACAGAACTTCGGGGTCAATGCCCATCTCGGTCATGACGAACGCTACGACCGGGCCGACGAGTTCATGGACGTGGTGGCCGGTCTCTGGGATACCTGGGAGGACGACGCGGTCCTGCACGACCGATCGTCCGGTCAGTATGGTGACCCCGCCAAGGTGCACGAGCTAGGCCACGTCGGACAGTACTTCTCCGCCCGTGGACCGCTGACCGTGCCCCGCACCCCCCAGGGCAGGCCGGTCATCATCCAGGCGGGCTCGTCGGGTCGCGGCCGTGAATTCGCTTCGCGCTGGGCCGAATTGATCTTCACCGGGGACCCGGGCATCGAGGTCGCGCGCAGCCACTACGCCGACCAGAAAGAACGCATTGCCGAGGCGGGGCGCGATCCTGCCTCGGTGCGGATCTGCCCGATGGCCTACGCTGTGGTGGGCGAGTCCGAGGCCCACGCCAAGGAGCGCGAAGCTCTGTTCCTCAACGATCTGGTTCACCCCATGGCATCACTGACACTGTTGTCGGAGTTGATGAATTACGACTTCGCGCAACACGATCTGGACGATCCCGTCACCGACGAGTTGATCGCATCCGTCTCCGGAATTCGGGGACTGGTCCAGAACCTGCGCACCCACATCGGTGGTGACACCGTGACCGTCCGCGATCTGGCCGGCCATCGCGCGACCCTGCTGCAGGGTCCCCGCTTCGTCGGTACCGGCGAGCAGGTCGCCGACCAGATGGCGGACTGGTTCGAAAGCCGCGCCTGCGACGGTTTCGTGCTGGCGGCAACGCATCTGCCCGGGGCATTCGAAGACGTCGTGCGGATGGTCGTTCCGGAGCTACAACGACGCGGGCTGTTCCGCACCGAGTACGAGTCCTCGACATTGCGGGGACACCTTGGGCTGCAACGGCCCTCGAACGCACACGTGGGTGCCGGTGCGAATGCTTGA
- a CDS encoding CaiB/BaiF CoA transferase family protein, translated as MLDGVRVLDLATLAAAPLVATYLGEFGADVIKVEDPRHGDPIRGWGNQREDVGLMWKSLSRNKRAITLDLRCAEGQAMVRRLVEHADVVIFNTRPQTLRKWGLDYENLRAVNDRIVMLHITGYGLTGPKSERPGFGTLGEAMSGFAHITGQAGGPPTLPPFMLADGVASLNATYAVMMALYHRDVHGAPGQLIDVNLIDPLARLLEQTLLGYDQLGLVPERAGNRWDISAPRNTYRTSDGRWLAMSGSSPALALRVFRAIGRDDLLSDPDFSDPQRRLARAREVDAVVADWVATKTLSEAMETFEAHEVAAAPVYDIRDLVADEQLRHREVFISVSDDQLGQMTVQAPVPRFSSAAGTVERLGPRLGEHNAEVYGELLGLTPNEIDDLRARGVL; from the coding sequence ATGCTTGACGGTGTGCGAGTGCTCGACCTCGCGACTTTGGCGGCCGCGCCGCTGGTCGCGACCTACCTGGGCGAGTTCGGTGCCGACGTGATCAAGGTCGAAGACCCCCGCCATGGTGATCCGATCCGCGGCTGGGGCAACCAGCGCGAGGACGTCGGGCTGATGTGGAAATCCTTGTCGCGCAACAAGAGAGCGATCACACTGGATCTGCGCTGCGCCGAAGGTCAGGCGATGGTGCGCCGCCTGGTCGAGCATGCCGACGTCGTCATCTTCAACACCCGACCGCAGACGTTGCGCAAATGGGGCCTGGATTACGAGAACTTGCGCGCGGTCAACGACCGGATCGTGATGCTGCACATCACGGGATACGGGCTGACCGGGCCGAAGAGCGAACGCCCGGGTTTCGGCACGCTCGGCGAGGCGATGAGCGGGTTCGCGCACATCACCGGGCAGGCCGGCGGGCCACCCACGCTGCCGCCGTTCATGTTGGCCGACGGCGTCGCCTCGTTGAACGCCACCTACGCGGTCATGATGGCGCTGTACCACCGCGACGTGCACGGTGCGCCCGGCCAGCTGATCGACGTCAACCTGATCGACCCGCTGGCGCGGCTGCTGGAACAGACGCTGTTGGGCTATGACCAATTGGGCTTGGTGCCCGAACGTGCCGGCAATCGGTGGGATATCTCGGCGCCGCGCAACACCTACCGCACCTCCGACGGACGCTGGCTGGCCATGTCCGGCAGCTCACCTGCCCTGGCGTTGCGGGTGTTTCGCGCAATCGGCCGAGACGACCTGCTGTCCGACCCCGACTTCTCCGACCCGCAGCGGCGGCTGGCCCGGGCCCGGGAGGTCGACGCCGTGGTCGCGGATTGGGTTGCCACCAAGACTCTTTCGGAAGCGATGGAGACATTCGAAGCCCACGAGGTCGCCGCGGCCCCCGTCTACGACATCCGTGATCTGGTCGCCGACGAGCAGCTGAGGCATCGCGAGGTGTTCATCTCGGTCTCCGACGATCAGCTCGGGCAGATGACGGTGCAGGCCCCGGTCCCGCGTTTCTCGTCGGCCGCCGGAACGGTCGAGCGTCTAGGACCACGTCTCGGAGAACACAACGCCGAAGTTTATGGCGAGCTACTCGGCTTGACTCCCAACGAGATTGACGATCTGCGCGCCCGCGGCGTGCTGTGA
- a CDS encoding HpcH/HpaI aldolase/citrate lyase family protein, whose amino-acid sequence MTGLLRRSELAVPASNDNMFEKGAKCGADLVFLDLEDAVPPAFKEESRVKAIGALNDIDWGRTARAIRINGLDTQWCHDDVIDVVTKAGENLDTIIIPKARTARDVWWVDVLLTQLESKLGLSNQIRLEVLIEEVEGLANAEEIAAASPRLDALIFGVGDFSLSQGARVDTNFVPLGEYPGEFWAYARNKVIVAARIAGIDAIDAPYPDYRDLSGYERDARRASLLGYTGKWAIHPDQVPVANGVYAPTADEIARAEANVAAYREAEAKGRGAVGVNGVLVDAAHVKQAEQTLARAALIDGSG is encoded by the coding sequence GTGACTGGTCTGCTCCGCCGTTCCGAACTCGCGGTGCCCGCGAGCAACGACAACATGTTCGAGAAGGGCGCCAAGTGTGGCGCGGATTTGGTGTTCCTCGACCTCGAGGACGCGGTGCCCCCGGCGTTCAAGGAGGAATCGCGCGTCAAGGCGATCGGCGCGCTCAACGACATCGACTGGGGGCGCACGGCACGCGCCATCCGGATCAACGGTCTGGACACGCAGTGGTGCCACGACGATGTCATCGATGTCGTCACCAAGGCCGGCGAGAACCTCGACACCATCATCATCCCGAAAGCCCGCACGGCCCGTGACGTCTGGTGGGTGGACGTGCTGCTCACCCAGCTCGAGTCGAAACTTGGTCTGAGCAACCAGATTCGGCTTGAGGTACTGATCGAAGAAGTCGAGGGCCTCGCCAACGCCGAGGAGATCGCGGCGGCCAGCCCTCGCCTGGACGCCTTGATCTTCGGGGTCGGCGACTTCTCGCTGTCGCAGGGTGCGCGGGTGGACACCAACTTCGTCCCGCTCGGCGAATACCCCGGCGAATTCTGGGCTTACGCGCGGAACAAGGTGATCGTCGCGGCGCGGATCGCCGGCATTGACGCGATTGACGCGCCGTATCCCGACTACCGGGATCTATCGGGTTACGAGCGGGACGCGCGGCGCGCGTCTCTGCTCGGCTACACCGGCAAGTGGGCCATCCATCCCGACCAGGTGCCCGTCGCCAACGGGGTTTACGCGCCGACCGCCGATGAGATTGCCCGGGCCGAAGCCAATGTCGCCGCCTACCGGGAGGCCGAGGCCAAGGGGCGTGGCGCGGTCGGAGTCAACGGCGTGCTGGTCGACGCCGCGCACGTGAAGCAGGCCGAGCAGACGTTAGCTCGTGCCGCGCTGATCGACGGGAGTGGCTAG
- a CDS encoding type 1 glutamine amidotransferase domain-containing protein has product MAKILFVVTATSYWTLNDGTRHPTGYWAEEFAAPYDALSRAGHQIVVATPGGTVPYVDVMSLRPSMAGSVEIAEKLEGILRSAEQLRAPIQLANARLDDYDAVYYPGGHGPMEDLWRDADSGRLLVAALASGKPLAIVCHAPAAILATRRDGASPFAGYRVTAFTNDEEDGVGLREKAPWTVEDELVKLGIDFVRGEMWKPFTVADRNLYTGQNPASAGPLAEKVLEVLR; this is encoded by the coding sequence ATGGCCAAGATCCTGTTCGTCGTCACCGCAACGAGTTACTGGACGCTCAACGACGGCACTCGGCACCCGACCGGTTACTGGGCCGAAGAATTCGCGGCTCCCTATGACGCGCTGAGCCGGGCAGGCCATCAAATCGTGGTGGCCACGCCCGGCGGCACGGTGCCGTACGTCGATGTGATGAGCCTGCGCCCGTCGATGGCCGGCAGCGTAGAGATCGCGGAAAAACTCGAAGGAATTCTGCGCTCGGCCGAACAGCTGCGCGCGCCAATCCAACTCGCCAACGCCCGCCTGGACGATTATGACGCCGTCTATTACCCCGGTGGCCACGGTCCGATGGAAGACCTATGGCGCGACGCCGACTCCGGCCGGCTACTCGTTGCCGCCCTTGCGTCGGGCAAGCCGCTGGCGATCGTCTGCCACGCACCGGCCGCGATCCTGGCCACCCGCCGCGACGGCGCCTCGCCCTTCGCGGGCTATCGGGTCACCGCCTTCACCAACGACGAAGAGGACGGCGTCGGACTCCGCGAGAAAGCGCCCTGGACGGTCGAGGACGAACTGGTCAAGTTAGGCATCGACTTCGTCCGCGGCGAGATGTGGAAGCCGTTCACGGTGGCGGACCGCAATCTCTACACCGGTCAGAACCCCGCCTCGGCCGGGCCGCTGGCGGAAAAGGTCCTCGAAGTATTGCGCTGA
- a CDS encoding class I SAM-dependent methyltransferase has protein sequence MSNWLRDFATDVNSQRSLSGRARGRRWQHLITCFPSFSEMRVLDLGGTPESWQLAPVQPRAVTTVNLMPAESETPGVTAIQGNACDLPSSVANDRFDLVFSNSLLEHVGGHVQRQRLADYVHTLADRHWVQTPYRYFPVEPHWLFPGMQWLPYEARIQVSLRWNRGHIRTHTRAEAQEQVDEIDLVGISQMRTYFPSSVIWYERFAGLVKSLVAIQT, from the coding sequence ATGTCAAACTGGCTGCGGGACTTCGCGACAGATGTCAACTCGCAACGTTCGCTGTCGGGGCGCGCTCGTGGCCGACGGTGGCAGCACTTGATCACCTGCTTTCCGTCCTTCTCGGAAATGCGGGTGTTGGATCTGGGCGGAACGCCGGAATCGTGGCAGCTGGCGCCGGTGCAGCCGCGGGCCGTGACCACGGTGAACTTGATGCCCGCCGAATCCGAGACCCCCGGCGTGACCGCGATCCAGGGCAATGCGTGCGACCTCCCAAGTTCGGTCGCGAATGACCGCTTCGACCTGGTGTTTTCCAATTCGCTGCTCGAACATGTCGGCGGCCATGTGCAGCGCCAGCGGTTGGCGGACTACGTCCACACGCTCGCCGACCGGCACTGGGTGCAGACCCCATACCGCTACTTCCCGGTCGAACCGCACTGGCTCTTTCCCGGCATGCAATGGCTGCCGTACGAAGCGCGTATCCAGGTGTCGCTGCGGTGGAACCGCGGCCACATCAGAACCCACACCCGCGCCGAGGCGCAGGAGCAGGTCGACGAGATCGACTTGGTCGGCATCTCGCAGATGCGAACCTACTTCCCGTCATCGGTCATCTGGTACGAGCGATTCGCCGGGTTGGTCAAGTCATTGGTCGCGATCCAAACCTGA